One window from the genome of Chloroflexota bacterium encodes:
- a CDS encoding IS1595 family transposase: protein MAESKDMDKHNDWSLFQFFARFPNDETAREHMERMRWPTGPICPDCGSVRWTHAKGHKTMPYRCKDCRNFFSVKKGTVFQSANLGYQKCLLAIHLLTTSKKGIPSTLFAERLDTTQTTAWRLAHKIRATMQQGSDPLSGDIEADETYLGGKEKNKHASKRTHQGRGPVGKQAVLGVRERDGAVRAAPVEVVNAVSVQHNLIENVSAGSVVNTDEARVYQGIPYEHRTVSHSAGQYVNDMAHTNGIESFWALVKRGYIGTHHWWSIKHTQRYVDEFATRFNMRKLDSERKLNLCLAGAEGIRLTCKELTA, encoded by the coding sequence GTGGCAGAAAGCAAGGACATGGACAAGCATAACGACTGGAGCCTGTTTCAATTCTTCGCACGGTTCCCCAATGATGAAACGGCACGCGAGCACATGGAGCGAATGCGCTGGCCCACTGGCCCGATTTGCCCGGACTGTGGCAGTGTTCGCTGGACGCACGCTAAGGGTCATAAGACCATGCCGTACCGTTGCAAAGACTGCCGTAATTTCTTCTCGGTCAAGAAAGGCACAGTCTTTCAATCAGCCAATTTAGGCTACCAGAAGTGTCTATTGGCAATTCACCTGCTGACTACTTCCAAGAAGGGTATCCCTTCCACTCTCTTCGCGGAGCGTCTTGATACCACACAGACAACCGCATGGCGACTGGCGCACAAGATACGCGCCACGATGCAGCAAGGCAGCGATCCGCTCTCTGGTGACATTGAAGCTGATGAAACCTACTTGGGGGGCAAAGAGAAGAACAAGCACGCTTCCAAGCGCACGCATCAAGGCCGCGGCCCAGTTGGCAAGCAAGCAGTTTTGGGTGTCCGTGAGCGTGATGGTGCAGTTCGCGCCGCGCCGGTTGAAGTAGTCAATGCCGTTTCCGTACAGCACAACTTGATTGAAAACGTCTCTGCTGGCAGTGTGGTAAACACTGATGAAGCAAGAGTCTACCAGGGAATACCCTACGAGCATCGGACAGTCTCCCATAGCGCGGGGCAATACGTAAATGACATGGCGCATACCAACGGGATTGAATCGTTCTGGGCTTTGGTGAAGCGCGGGTATATCGGCACCCATCACTGGTGGAGCATCAAGCACACCCAACGCTACGTTGATGAATTTGCCACGCGGTTCAATATGCGCAAGCTGGACTCGGAACGCAAGTTGAATCTTTGTCTTGCCGGAGCTGAGGGCATACGGCTTACCTGTAAGGAGCTAACCGCATGA
- a CDS encoding DNA methyltransferase has product MDALTFLGGVPDSSIPAAFLDPQYRGVLDKMKYGNEGKTRGKARVMLPQMKEGDITAIVGEISRVLIPSGHLFLWMDKFHLCEGFHDWRLGTSLQCVDLVVWNKERLAMGYRTRRTAEYLVILQKTPRRAKGVWTVHNIPDVWSESIPRNENTTHRKPVDLQGELITAVTNASDIVLDPAAGSFSVMDAALRRGRNFLGADIRG; this is encoded by the coding sequence ATGGACGCTTTGACATTCTTGGGGGGGGTTCCAGATTCCAGCATTCCTGCTGCATTCCTAGACCCACAATATCGCGGCGTGCTGGACAAAATGAAATACGGCAACGAGGGCAAAACCCGTGGCAAGGCTAGGGTGATGCTTCCCCAAATGAAAGAAGGGGATATCACGGCAATTGTGGGCGAAATTTCCAGAGTGCTTATACCGTCCGGCCACCTCTTTCTGTGGATGGATAAGTTTCACCTGTGCGAAGGATTTCACGACTGGCGACTCGGCACTTCCCTACAGTGCGTTGATCTTGTTGTATGGAACAAAGAACGTTTGGCGATGGGATATCGGACGCGGCGCACGGCGGAGTATCTAGTAATTCTGCAAAAGACGCCACGCCGCGCAAAGGGTGTTTGGACGGTCCATAACATACCTGACGTTTGGTCTGAGAGTATCCCGCGCAACGAGAACACCACGCATCGCAAGCCGGTTGACCTTCAAGGCGAACTCATAACTGCGGTAACTAATGCGTCTGATATCGTGCTTGATCCAGCAGCCGGATCATTCTCCGTTATGGACGCTGCCTTGCGCCGGGGCAGAAACTTCTTGGGCGCGGACATACGCGGCTGA
- a CDS encoding Gfo/Idh/MocA family oxidoreductase produces the protein MNAPLRIAAVGLEHDEIYRVLDRLRGHDSAELVAIAERSGRLRMAAEGRYRVPVFPRLTPLMAKVTVDAVVVATPNGDKAAVIVEALRAGTHVIAHAPLAVTTEQYHVVAEAQRTADAGLVLLLPLRFAPAYGDLRAALTQGVLGDISQTVIINSQQVTATPRTQAFFATKAHGGILTNLAVHDLDALRWFGGDIAVEYAATQRIGITEYPDFEDAGLVRCRLAGGGEGVVVCNWLAPEAAAPFHEHTVIGTEGTAWISGGKLQIWGGAPAETPRDGTGDTAYGALGRALSPDVAGHADDEVVSAMLDAALIALGDAHLRAAVTADALRTTRAALEAQAMAWQHSSP, from the coding sequence ATGAATGCCCCGCTTCGTATTGCCGCCGTTGGCTTGGAACACGACGAGATCTATCGTGTGCTCGACCGGCTGCGCGGACATGATTCTGCCGAGCTGGTTGCCATTGCCGAGCGCAGCGGTCGCCTGCGTATGGCCGCTGAAGGCAGGTACCGTGTGCCGGTCTTTCCACGACTCACCCCGCTCATGGCGAAAGTCACAGTAGATGCCGTCGTCGTGGCCACGCCCAATGGCGACAAGGCGGCAGTCATCGTAGAAGCATTGCGCGCCGGTACGCATGTCATCGCCCATGCGCCGCTTGCGGTTACGACCGAGCAATACCATGTCGTGGCAGAGGCGCAGCGGACTGCCGACGCCGGTTTGGTCTTGCTGCTGCCGTTGCGCTTTGCGCCGGCCTACGGAGACCTGCGGGCGGCGCTCACGCAGGGGGTGCTCGGCGACATTAGCCAAACGGTGATCATCAACTCACAGCAGGTCACGGCCACACCCCGCACCCAGGCCTTCTTTGCAACGAAGGCGCACGGGGGCATTCTGACGAACCTCGCCGTTCACGACCTGGACGCGCTGCGGTGGTTCGGCGGAGACATAGCCGTGGAGTATGCCGCAACGCAGCGCATCGGCATAACCGAGTACCCCGACTTTGAGGACGCCGGCCTCGTGCGCTGCCGACTGGCGGGCGGCGGCGAAGGCGTGGTGGTGTGCAACTGGCTCGCGCCGGAGGCAGCCGCGCCTTTCCACGAACATACCGTCATCGGCACGGAAGGCACGGCATGGATTAGCGGTGGGAAGCTCCAGATTTGGGGTGGAGCGCCTGCGGAGACCCCACGCGACGGCACGGGCGACACGGCCTATGGTGCACTCGGACGCGCCCTGTCGCCGGACGTTGCCGGACACGCTGATGACGAGGTTGTCTCCGCTATGCTCGACGCCGCGCTCATAGCGCTTGGCGATGCCCACTTGAGAGCGGCGGTCACCGCGGATGCGCTGCGCACGACCCGCGCTGCGTTGGAGGCCCAAGCCATGGCGTGGCAGCATAGCTCTCCGTGA
- a CDS encoding PfkB family carbohydrate kinase — MNESDQTTPMFLTIGHASRDLVPGGWRWGGTVTYAALLARTWGISTAVLTALAPADVGPYQTLLGSDAMLYALPSQSTTSMENVYSATGRSQQLAAKAAKIHPRHIPAAWRSTPTVLVAPLVGEVSTQFGSYFPQDSLVAMTIQGRLRSHRKGRMYTRRWHRAEQEFSAYDIIFFSEEDVRGNAELAAYYASLVPLAVMTQGNSGATVFAHSRALQYTAFPAQPVDVTGAGDVFTAAFLFTYAATRDPAAACRYANAAAACSIEHVGTSGIPTRRQVEARLRTVIR, encoded by the coding sequence GTGAACGAATCCGACCAGACGACGCCGATGTTTCTCACAATCGGCCACGCCTCGCGGGATCTCGTGCCCGGCGGCTGGCGCTGGGGCGGCACGGTGACCTACGCCGCACTGCTAGCGCGCACCTGGGGAATTTCTACGGCTGTGCTCACTGCTCTGGCACCGGCAGACGTTGGCCCGTATCAGACACTTCTCGGCAGTGACGCAATGCTGTACGCGCTCCCATCCCAGAGCACGACCTCTATGGAGAACGTGTATTCCGCCACGGGGCGCAGTCAGCAGCTCGCCGCCAAAGCCGCAAAGATTCACCCCCGCCACATACCCGCAGCTTGGCGCTCCACTCCCACTGTGCTCGTCGCGCCGCTCGTCGGCGAGGTATCCACACAGTTTGGCAGCTACTTTCCTCAAGATTCACTGGTAGCGATGACAATTCAAGGCCGCCTGCGCTCGCACCGCAAAGGCCGCATGTACACGCGCCGTTGGCACCGCGCCGAGCAGGAATTCTCGGCCTACGACATCATATTCTTCTCCGAGGAAGACGTGCGCGGCAATGCCGAACTTGCCGCATACTACGCCTCGCTGGTTCCATTGGCGGTCATGACCCAGGGCAACTCCGGCGCAACCGTCTTTGCGCATAGCCGGGCGCTGCAATACACTGCCTTTCCGGCCCAGCCGGTGGACGTGACCGGCGCGGGCGATGTGTTTACTGCCGCATTTCTCTTCACCTATGCGGCAACCCGCGATCCGGCCGCCGCTTGCCGCTACGCCAACGCCGCTGCCGCGTGCAGCATTGAACATGTCGGCACGAGTGGAATTCCCACGCGCCGCCAGGTAGAAGCGCGGCTGCGGACCGTAATCCGGTAG
- a CDS encoding NFACT family protein gives MNIDVATLTALRREFTEKIVGGRIQRVLHPDNLAVALEIYAFGETWWLIINAAPQAPRLYLTHERPARMDDNVTPLLLLLRKYVRNGRLIAVEQPPWERVLQFTVHARVDEDIVETTLIAEIMGRTSNLVLVDADGVVLDSMKRVDASINRYRQVKPKLLYVPPPPLSRPDPFTAEASLLEAAAQAEPKQPAWRVLMGQTSGCGPLIAREAVYRAAGEAVAPAADVVWQEVLDAAQGIFTQVDSGELAPSLARQEDGALAAYAPYALTMFPQCETLDLMSGAIEQFYREQGNAPQRQTRDLGQKPLQIALKERMDQLRQRRRALERQEAEATDAEEWRRKGDLVLAYGYSVAPGSSEIEVDDETIRIDPQESVAANADTYFAAYKRKKRAQEEVPGLLRRVKNEYAYCEQMEALLEAAETPTDVRAVRDELREQGIMGGGQERKTKKLQSKKRGKGKRGRQVDAGAQPVSFWLDGVQVLVGRSGAQNDAALRLADANDLWLHARNVPGAHTLLRSGGRDVPEVIIEQAAQIAAYYSKLRESTSAEVDVTRRRYVRRIPRSPPGLVTYRNEYTIRVKPEPIPQPER, from the coding sequence TTGAACATCGACGTTGCCACACTCACCGCTCTGCGGCGTGAATTTACCGAGAAGATCGTCGGCGGGCGGATACAGCGCGTGCTGCATCCGGATAATCTTGCCGTAGCCCTTGAGATATACGCGTTCGGTGAGACGTGGTGGCTCATCATCAATGCCGCGCCGCAGGCGCCGAGACTCTATCTCACCCACGAGCGGCCGGCGCGCATGGATGACAACGTCACCCCGCTGCTGCTCCTACTGCGCAAGTACGTGCGTAACGGACGCCTCATCGCCGTGGAGCAACCGCCGTGGGAGCGCGTGTTGCAGTTTACGGTGCACGCGCGGGTGGATGAGGACATCGTAGAGACCACGTTGATTGCCGAGATCATGGGACGTACGAGCAACCTGGTACTGGTAGACGCCGACGGCGTGGTTCTCGACAGCATGAAGCGGGTGGATGCCTCGATCAATCGTTACCGGCAGGTAAAGCCGAAGCTGCTCTACGTCCCGCCGCCGCCGCTCAGCCGCCCCGATCCCTTTACCGCAGAGGCTTCGTTGCTGGAAGCCGCCGCTCAGGCCGAGCCGAAACAGCCTGCCTGGCGTGTGCTCATGGGGCAGACGAGCGGCTGCGGACCGCTCATTGCCCGCGAAGCGGTATATCGCGCTGCCGGCGAGGCCGTGGCGCCGGCGGCAGACGTTGTGTGGCAGGAAGTCTTGGATGCGGCACAGGGCATCTTCACACAGGTAGACAGCGGCGAACTTGCGCCAAGTCTGGCGCGCCAAGAAGACGGCGCGCTCGCCGCCTATGCTCCCTACGCTCTTACCATGTTCCCGCAATGCGAGACGCTCGACTTGATGAGTGGAGCAATTGAGCAGTTCTACCGGGAGCAGGGCAATGCGCCGCAACGACAGACGCGCGACCTGGGTCAGAAGCCCCTGCAAATTGCCCTCAAGGAACGCATGGACCAGCTCCGGCAGCGGCGCCGCGCCCTGGAACGTCAAGAAGCCGAGGCCACTGATGCCGAGGAGTGGCGGCGCAAAGGTGATTTGGTGCTGGCGTACGGCTACAGCGTCGCGCCGGGCAGCAGCGAGATCGAGGTGGACGACGAAACTATTCGCATCGACCCACAGGAATCAGTAGCCGCGAATGCCGACACATACTTTGCTGCCTACAAGCGCAAGAAACGGGCGCAGGAAGAGGTGCCGGGGCTGCTGCGTCGGGTCAAGAATGAATACGCCTACTGCGAGCAGATGGAAGCTCTGCTGGAAGCCGCGGAGACGCCAACCGACGTCCGTGCGGTGCGCGACGAATTGCGCGAGCAGGGCATCATGGGCGGCGGCCAAGAACGAAAGACCAAGAAACTTCAAAGCAAGAAGCGCGGGAAGGGCAAGCGCGGCAGGCAGGTGGACGCGGGTGCGCAGCCGGTCTCGTTCTGGCTCGACGGCGTGCAAGTGCTCGTGGGCCGCAGCGGCGCGCAGAACGACGCCGCCCTGCGTCTGGCCGACGCCAACGACCTGTGGCTGCACGCGCGCAACGTGCCGGGCGCCCATACACTGCTGCGCTCCGGCGGCCGCGACGTGCCGGAAGTCATCATCGAGCAAGCCGCCCAAATCGCCGCCTACTACAGCAAGCTGCGCGAGTCCACCAGCGCGGAGGTGGACGTCACCCGCCGTCGCTATGTGCGCCGCATCCCTCGTTCTCCCCCCGGCCTCGTCACGTATCGCAACGAGTACACCATTCGCGTGAAGCCCGAGCCTATTCCCCAGCCGGAACGGTAG